ACGCTGGGACGTGGCTTGCGTCGCGTTCTCGAACAGGGCGCGGTCGTCGAGGTCGACGACGTTCGCGCGATGATCGCCCAGGTCGACTGGACAAGCCGAGCCCATCACGACGTGGCCCTCGACGTCGCGCTCGCGGCGATCGAGCGCTTCGTGGCCATCGGGACGAAACCCGTCGCGCTGGTCGACACGTTCAGCCGGGGCCGGCGGACCTCGGTGCAGGGGCGCCTTGACGGTGCGGCATTGCGCCACGAGACGGTCTCGCTCTGGGTAGCGCCCGCGATCCTCGCCGCCCGGCTTGAGGCTCGCACGACCGGGTTCAAGGACTGGGAGCCGAGTCGCATCCTCAACGACGAGGTCCGCGCCAACCGGTATCGGCATGAGCGGCTCATCGACGTGACCGCCCTCGACCGCGAGGCGGTCCTGGGCGTGGTCATCGACTTGGTCAGGCCGTCCCGACCGGAAGGTGGAGCATGACGTCGCGCCCAGGGTGGCTGCCGGCTGTCCTCAGCCCGGCCCCGCACTACCTGTTCATCGAGACCACCACCGCGTGCAACCTCCGCTGTCGACAGTGCCACATGTGGATGTCATCGGAGCCGGCGGGGACGCTGACTACGACCGAGAAGGTCGCGCTGGTCGATGAGTTTGGTCGATGGGCGGACCACGGCGTCGTCGTGCTTACCAGGGGCGAGCCGTTCCTCCAAGGCGGACGAGGTCCTCGCGATCTCGCGCCGCCCGAGAGCAGGGCCACTCGGTCGCGGTGAACACGAACGGCACCCTGATCCCCGCCGAACTCTTCGACACGCTTCTGCGGGAGGGTCCTCACTACCTCGTGCTCTCGGTCGACGCGCCCGACGCTGCGACGCACGACTGGCTGCGAGGGCGCGCCGGCACCTGGTCGGCCGTCGTGGAGACGATCCGCGGCCTCGTGGAGGCCCGGGAGTCTCGGCACCCAGGCTCGGACGTGAAGATCCTCGTCAACGGAATCTTGTGCGCGCGAACCTTGCCGGCCGCCCTGGAGCATGTGGCCTTCGCGAGGTCGCTGGGTGTCGATGGCGTGATGTTCCAGGCGCTCGCGCGGACCTTCATGAACCAGGGGCTCGGCGACCCGTTCTTCGACAAGCACCGCCCACAGGACCTCGCGCTCGTCGATCGAGTGCTCGACGAGTTGGTGGCGCTGCGGAAGGTTGACCGATTCCTGAACACTGAGGTTCGTGACCTCGAGTGGATGAAGCTCTACTTCCGGAACCCGGACTTCATCAGCGAGCCGGTGTGCGGCTCGGCTCACCGCAACATGATGGTGAACATGTACGGCGAGATCCAGCTGTGCTTCGCCATGAAGGAGCTGCTCGGCGGCGCGCATCTCGGATCCGTCCGCGACACGACCCTGCGCGCGGCCTGGCACGGCGACGCCGCGGCCCAGGCGCGCACCGTGATGGACGCCTGCCGGAAGAACTGCGGGATGTTGCACTGTCATCGCCGGGAGGGCCCGTTGTGACGGTGCGCCGGCGTGCGCCCCTGGCGGTGTCGGTGGTCATTCCTTGCCACGGACGGCTCGCGTCGCTGGAGCGCGCTGTGTGTTCGGTGCTGGCCTCGGCGAGCGCGGTGGAGGGCGAGGTTGAGGTCATCCTGGTGGACGACTGCTCGCCGACCCCGGTGCGAGAGGCACTCCAGGCCAAGCTGCGCGACGCGCGGGTCCGATTCCTGCGCCATGACGCCAACCGTGGTCCAGCCGCCGCGCGGAACACCGGCGTCGCCCAGGCGCGGTTCGAGCTGGTGCTCTTCACTGACGATGACGTGGTCGTGGACGCGCGCTGGATCGAGCGGCTCGCGCGCTATCTCGCCGACGCGCCCCGGCGAGTTGGCGGCGTCGGCGGTCGCGTTCGCGCGCTGGGCACCGATCTGTTCAGTCGGTACTTCGAGTACCACCACATCCTCGACCCATTCCGCATGGATGATGGACGCGTGCTCTACGTCGTCACGGCCTGCTGCGGGTATCGGCGGTCGGTCCTGCAGGAAGTCGGGGCTTTGACGAGGACGTCAAGGCTCCGGGCGGCGAAGATCCCGGCCTTGCCTTCAAGGTCGCCGCGGCTGGGTATGAGCTCCCACGTCGTCGAAGATGCCCTCGTCCACCACGACTTCCGGCTGGGGCTACGTGACTTCTGGCGGACGTTTCGACGGTACGGCCGCGGGTGTCGGCACCAGGTCGAGCGGCACTGGCGGGGCTTTGCGTCGCCTCGTCGCGCCAGCGGCGGCTCCGGCGCTCGCGACGCCGTCGCGACCTTCGGCGGACAACTCGTCGAAGTGCCCGACGCGGAGTCACTGTAGTCGCCGGAGATGCGGCAGATGTTTGAGACCCTGGTCGTGGGACCGCCGTGACCGCCGTACCCACGGGTACCCGCTCGAGGCGCGGCGGACGTGCGCTGGGCCTCGGCGTCCGGCGCAGGCTGACAATAAATGGGGAGCGAGAAATCGTAAGCTCCTCGCCTCGAACTGGCGCGCTCAGCTCCGAGGCCGCCGCACCCCAATCCAACTGCCGATCACCAGCCGCACGGCCGCCTCCGCGAACCCCGGAGCGAGCCTGATCCCGCCCTCCCATTCGCCCCTGCTTGCCAGTTCCTCAATGGCCTCCACGAGCTCCGCGACTACCTCCGATACGGCCTCGTCTGGCGTTGTGCTATGGCGTAGCACAGCCCCTGGCGTCGACGGTGCGCGAGCGTCCGCGGCGTCCGGGTGATCTCGCAGGTTTAGAGTGCTTTCGAGCGCCTCAGTGGACACACTGACTGCCTTCGACTCCCGGCGCCTCCACTTACATTGCCGTGCCGTTCCGCGGCCTTGCGGTTGCGGCCGGGAGCGCCGCTGCGGCGTGCTGCCGCCTGGCCGCTCGCGCCTCCACCAGCGCCGCCGCGAAGGCGATGGTCGCCGCGATCGCGACGATCGCGGACAGGATGAGGCACGCCCAGGCGATTGACGGGGCGAAGGCCTGGCCGATCGCGGCGGCCGAGCCCTGCGGCGCCGGCGCGCGGTCGAAGCCGCGAAGCGCGAACCAGGAGAAGACCGCGGCGGAGGCTCCCGCGAGGCTGAAGAGGCCTGCGATGAACGTGCGCAGCGGCCGGACCCGCGGTGGGGCGGGCTCGAGGGCGTCGGTGTCGGCGTCCGCGTCCGCGTCGTTCTCGTCTGGCAGGCGCCCGGCCGCAACCGAAGTCGACGAAGGTCCGCTACTTCTTGTCGAGCTCCACGTCGATGTCGTGGGAGATCCGATCGAAGGCGCCGTGCATGTTCTCGGAGTACGGCTCCGCCTGGTTGGCGACCTTGGTGCGCAACGCAAGGGCCTCGGCTCGCAGCGCGGTGAGGCGCTCATGGTCAATCGCTGCGCTGGTGCGAGCTGCCTCGATTCGCTGATCGATCACCGCGAGACGTTTGTCGAGGGCCATCTGAAACTCGGCCCGGGCTTTGGCGAGGTCGACATTGGCTCGGTTCACGTCCGCTTGCTCCGCCACGACGTCCTTCTGCTCCGCCACGACGTCCTTCCGCTCCGCCACGACGTCCTTCTGCGCCGCCGCGACGTCCTTCTGCGCCGCCACGAACTTGTCGCGGGCACTGGCGACGTCGTCTGCGGGGCGTTCGTCCTTGTTCTTACAGCCAGTGACGAGACCAGAGATCATGAGCAACGCGAATGTCATCTTGTGAACTTGCATGACTCGGAGCCACAGCACATCGCGTGCCAGGCGGATCTTCTCGTCAGTCGGAACGACGTCGCCCGGTCCGTTCCCGCGACTCGCTCGCTGGCCTCAGACAGGCTCCCGGGGCGCAGCGCCTCGGAACGGTAGGGAATTCGGAGGCGCTGCGTTCGGCCGCTCCGCCCTCGCGGTACGGCGCCTGTCGACGGTCACCCTCGCGGCGACCGGGCGCGCCGGCTCGACCCACACGCCGGGCAGCGCGATGGGCGCGGTCCTGACCGGGGCGATGATGCGCCGATCCGGATCGGAGCGCCTGCCGCCATGATGCGCGGCTGGACGCGCGCACCGTTCCGTCCGGGTGCCAGCCGGCGCTTGACAGGGCTACGCGTCGATGGTCGCCGGGTTGACCCAGGTGGTGTTGCGGCGCCGGTCGAACCGGCCGGTCAGCAGCGCACCGCCGATCGCTCCACCAAGGCCGAGCAGCAGCGCCAAGCAGATGCTCATGATGGCCTTGCCGGTCGTCTCGGCGGCCTGAAGCGCAGCCTCCTGCGCACGCGTCGCCATCTCGGCCGCGCGCTGGGTCAGCTCCTGATAGCGCTGGTCGATCTGCGCCGCGAGGTCACGGACGTCTTGCTGGGTCAGCGCCGTGTTCTTGACGAGGGCCGTCGCCAGCATCTGGCGGTCGAGCTTCCCGGAGTGGACCGCCGCCTCGAGCGTCTGCTTGCCCGCGGCCTCGAGCTGGCGCGCCGTCACGGCCGGCTTGCCCTCGGCGCGGAGCCGCTCGTTGATCGGCGCCAAGAGGTCATCGCCATCGAGGCCGAGCGAGGACAACGACGTCCCCTCGACCGCCCCAGCCGCGCCGACAGCGCCGGCCGTCGCCGCGCCGGCGACCGCCCCCGCCGCCTTCGCTCCCGCGGACGCCACGCCGGCCACCAGGCTACTGACGATCGACACGATCAGCGTCACCGCGACGAGCGTCGATATCGACCAGACCAGCGCGCCTTGGATCAATCGGTTGACCCGACTCGGAGTCGGCGACATGCGGCTCACAACCAGGCCGCCCACGAACAACGCGAGGATGGGCGCGAACAGGCTCCACACGCCGGCACCGATGCCGGCCGCGCTCAGGCTGCTTGCATCGTCGGGGTCGATGGCCGTGAGCCCAATCCCCATCCCGAGGAAATGCAGGACGAGCCACAGCGAGGCGGCGACGAGGACGCCGCCGACGATACCGGACCACCGTGATGCCGGTGGTATGTACCCGACGTCGATCTCACTCATGAGGGGCATGGATGAGTCACCGCGTACACGGGAAGTAGGATGCATGTCGTGAAGGGAAGCAAGTCGCGGACCGTCGCCGGGGCCCCTCATGCGACGCCGCGGCGCAACGCGCCGCCATCCATGCATCGCGCCCGCCTTTGCTACCGATGAGGCTGCCGCGGGGTGGGGCCCGGGGGCCCTCGCTTTCGGTCGAAGTGGTACCCAACGGGACCGGTGGCGACACCGTGGCACCTGCGCTCGGTGAGGCGAGGGCGCATCCACGGCACGGCCCCGGCGGGGGCAGCTCCGTGTCGCGCCCTACCCCCCCCTCCACGATGGGCGCCGGGTTGCCGGGGCCAACGAGCCTGACGCTCGCCGCGGGCTCGCGCAACCGACGCTGACCATGGAGGGGGGCCGCATCAGCTCGACACCACGACCGCCGGCGTCGCTGCGATCGTGGCCTGCGCGCCCGCCCGGCGGGGCGCTGCGCTCCCGTCGCGGACGTGGTCCGGCACCTGGCGCACATCCCAGATCACGTGGGTCCACGCCAGCATGCGCAGAACGTAGTAGGTCAGGTCGACCTCCCACCAGAAGAACCCCTGACGACACGAGCTCTGGTAGTGATGATGGTTGTTGTGCCACCCCTCACCGAGGGTGACGAGCGCCAGCAGCCAGTGGTTGCGCGAGTCGTCCTTGGTGGGGTAGCGGCGCCGCCCGATCACGTGGGACAGCGAGTTGATCGTGAAGGTCCCGTGCCAGAGCAGCACGGTCGAGACGAAGAAGCCCCACACCAGCGCGTGAGCTCCACCGACCGCGAACAGCACCACGGCGAGCAGGATGGCGGGCAAGTGCTTGGCACGGTCGATCGCCACCAGCTCGGGGTACCGGGTCAGATCGCGCACCAGGTCGCGGTCCGCCGGACCGGCTTCGTCGGAGGTGCTCCAGCCGACGTGGGAGAACCAGAAGCCGCGCTGCACCGGCGAGTGGATGTCGCTCGGCATGTCCGAGTACCGGTGGTGGTGGCGGTGCTTCGCCGCCCACCACAGGACGCCGCGCTGCATCGTCGTCTGGGTCAGGAACGCCAGCACCGCCTGGCCGGCGCGGGAGGTCTTGAAGGTCCGATGCGAGAAGTACCGGTGATGCCCGGCGGTGACGAAGAACATGCGCGCGACGTAGAGCGCGAGCGCGAGCGCGAGCCCCCGCCACGACCAGCCGAGCAGGAGAACGCCGACGATCGCGGCGACGTGGATACCCCAGAACGGGAGCGAGCTGCGGTTGAGGTACGTACGCCAGGTGGAGGATGGAACCTTCACGTCGACGGCGTGGGTCCCGCCGCCGCGTTCGGTCACGGTCCAGTCATGACGCTCGACCATCGACCCGCTGGCGCGCAGCCACGCTGGTCCCCGACCAGCGCGGGACCGAGCATGGCGGTGTCGTCGTAGGCGGCGCGAACGCGGCCGCGCCCCGCGGTCCCGGAGCGCCTCGAGCGAGCCCTGCCCGAAGCGGGTGTCGGGCTCGAGGGCGTGGCCCTCGCTCCACTTGACCGTCATCGTCATTCTCCTGGTCCGGGTTAGTGTTGGCTTGAGAGAGGTCCGCGGGCTCAGCGCGCAGAGGCAGCGGGGACAATTTCCGCGAGCGGGCCGCGCTGCGGTCCACCGGGTCGTTCCGCGGCGGATGACGCTGGTGGTCCCGATGGGGCTGGGGTCGCGGAGGGCGGCAACCGCCGGCGGTCGCGCTGATCGGGGCGCCCGCGGCGCTCGGTGTGTCCCTGGCGCTCGCCCGGCGGTCATGCAGGTCCTGTCCGCGCCGGTCGGGTGCTCGGTGCTCAGTGTCCATGGGAGGCGGAGGTCACGCGGCTGCCGGCCAGGCCCGTCAGCAGCCCCGCGGCCAGACCCAGGCCCGCCGCCACGCGCGGGTGATCCTGAACTCCGCCTCGCGCTTGTCGTCCGTTGCATCGATCATTGGCGAGGATTCAGCAAGCCGCGTGCTGGCACGGCGCTGGCGATGGTCCGCGGCATGAGCTCTCTCCAGCCCGATCGTGAGTCCGCCTCCAATGTCGACACCACGACGCTGATCTCCGGCCTCTCCGACTCCCGCGATCTGGTGTCGGCGCGATCCCGCGCGCCCGGCGGATCCTCCGCATGGCAGCGGCTAGGACTTCGCGAGCCGATGTCCGGGCGCCGGGCGGGCCGGCGTGGCGCCGGTGGCATCGATGTTGCTTTTCGGTCCGGCGATGACGACTCCACCAGCCAGAGCCAAGCCCTCGATGCGCAACCCGAACATCGTCACCACGCCGGCGAAGGAGGAGGACGCGAACCCGCGGCGCGGGCGTGAGGTCGAGCGCCCGCAGGGCCCCGGCGAGACCGGGCCCGAGATGATCCCGCCCGGCCGCGTCCGCACCGGCCGGAGCGGCGGCGCCGACGCCGGCGAGGGCGACGCCGGTGACGACGAGCGCGACAGCGACAGCGAGCTCGTCGACCGCGTGGATCTCCCGGCGTCGGACCAGGACACCGGCCGCCACGCGCAGCCGGCGAAGGCCCCGACCCGCGGCGACGAGGACGCGGCCGGCACCCGCAGCCCGACGCGCGGCGACGATGCCACCGACCGCAGCACCCGCGATCCCCGCCGGTAGCGCGCGGCTCGTCGGACGCCGCCGCGCGCGGATCCGAGGCGAGCGTGGCGGCTGTGCCGTGCGTATGCGCACGGTGCGCGGAGGGCGACGAGCCCCGTCGTGGTGGCGCCCGCCTGCGCGGGGTCGGCGAGGCGTCGCGGAGCGCGGCGCCTCGATATGGGCTCGCACGGG
The genomic region above belongs to Myxococcales bacterium and contains:
- a CDS encoding AAA family ATPase codes for the protein MTGPLDVLVIRGAPGVGKSTLGRGLRRVLEQGAVVEVDDVRAMIAQVDWTSRAHHDVALDVALAAIERFVAIGTKPVALVDTFSRGRRTSVQGRLDGAALRHETVSLWVAPAILAARLEARTTGFKDWEPSRILNDEVRANRYRHERLIDVTALDREAVLGVVIDLVRPSRPEGGA
- a CDS encoding radical SAM protein, which encodes MNTNGTLIPAELFDTLLREGPHYLVLSVDAPDAATHDWLRGRAGTWSAVVETIRGLVEARESRHPGSDVKILVNGILCARTLPAALEHVAFARSLGVDGVMFQALARTFMNQGLGDPFFDKHRPQDLALVDRVLDELVALRKVDRFLNTEVRDLEWMKLYFRNPDFISEPVCGSAHRNMMVNMYGEIQLCFAMKELLGGAHLGSVRDTTLRAAWHGDAAAQARTVMDACRKNCGMLHCHRREGPL
- a CDS encoding glycosyltransferase family 2 protein, which translates into the protein MTVRRRAPLAVSVVIPCHGRLASLERAVCSVLASASAVEGEVEVILVDDCSPTPVREALQAKLRDARVRFLRHDANRGPAAARNTGVAQARFELVLFTDDDVVVDARWIERLARYLADAPRRVGGVGGRVRALGTDLFSRYFEYHHILDPFRMDDGRVLYVVTACCGYRRSVLQEVGALTRTSRLRAAKIPALPSRSPRLGMSSHVVEDALVHHDFRLGLRDFWRTFRRYGRGCRHQVERHWRGFASPRRASGGSGARDAVATFGGQLVEVPDAESL
- a CDS encoding fatty acid desaturase → MVERHDWTVTERGGGTHAVDVKVPSSTWRTYLNRSSLPFWGIHVAAIVGVLLLGWSWRGLALALALYVARMFFVTAGHHRYFSHRTFKTSRAGQAVLAFLTQTTMQRGVLWWAAKHRHHHRYSDMPSDIHSPVQRGFWFSHVGWSTSDEAGPADRDLVRDLTRYPELVAIDRAKHLPAILLAVVLFAVGGAHALVWGFFVSTVLLWHGTFTINSLSHVIGRRRYPTKDDSRNHWLLALVTLGEGWHNNHHHYQSSCRQGFFWWEVDLTYYVLRMLAWTHVIWDVRQVPDHVRDGSAAPRRAGAQATIAATPAVVVSS